A single region of the Brienomyrus brachyistius isolate T26 chromosome 10, BBRACH_0.4, whole genome shotgun sequence genome encodes:
- the LOC125750957 gene encoding gap junction Cx32.2 protein-like, with protein sequence MGDWNLLGRLLESAQAHSTVVGKVWLTVLFIFRILILGTAAERVWGDEQSGFSCDTKQPGCQNVCYDYTFPISHVRFWVLQIIFVSTPTLIYLGHILHLMRVEEKKRRKQEQRFHEGDKQPLLLEEKTKVVVVRNELGEIRLQGSILRTYVFNIIFKTIFEVGFIVGQYLLYDFKLKPVYVCKEAPCPQPVNCYISRPTEKTIFIQFMLVVACISLLLNLMEIFHLCVTKCGHRQKHRTAQPEVNPVSKSQEKIDVPFLPSYNEYPEYQSVQQLRKCTTSCSPLPEAGSISHSYSSKIANQQNRDNLAMEWDHNHEANNLISNSRSASDFTIENQRTSCQSNKQSNNKTKQDLKI encoded by the coding sequence ATGGGAGACTGGAACCTGCTTGGAAGGCTATTGGAGAGCGCCCAGGCACACTCCACCGTGGTGGGCAAGGTCTGGCTCACCGTGCTCTTCATCTTTCGCATCCTGATCCTGGGAACCGCGGCTGAGAGGGTGTGGGGAGATGAGCAGTCAGGCTTCAGCTGCGACACCAAACAGCCTGGCTGCCAAAATGTCTGCTACGATTACACCTTCCCCATCTCTCACGTCCGCTTCTGGGTGCTCCAGATCATCTTCGTTTCCACGCCGACACTCATCTACTTGGGCCACATCCTGCATCTGATGCGCGTGGAGGAGAAGAAAAGGCGAAAGCAGGAGCAGAGGTTTCATGAGGGTGACAAGCAGCCTTTACTGCTGGAGGAAAAGACAAAGGTGGTTGTCGTCCGCAATGAACTTGGCGAGATCCGCCTGCAAGGGAGTATCTTGCGCACATACGTTTTCAACATTATCTTCAAGACCATCTTCGAGGTTGGATTCATTGTGGGCCAATATCTCCTCTATGACTTCAAACTCAAGCCTGTCTACGTTTGCAAAGAGGCCCCATGCCCCCAGCCAGTAAACTGCTACATCTCACGGCCCACCGAGAAGACCATCTTCATCCAATTCATGCTGGTGGTGGCCTGCATCTCACTGCTGCTGAACCTCATGGAGATATTTCACTTGTGCGTCACCAAGTGCGGGCACAGACAGAAGCACAGAACAGCTCAGCCTGAAGTCAACCCTGTATCTAAATCCCAAGAAAAAATTGACGTACCATTTCTGCCCAGTTATAACGAATACCCTGAGTATCAGTCTGTGCAGCAATTACGTAAATGCACTACTAGCTGTTCCCCTCTGCCCGAGGCAGGATCCATTTCTCATTCGTATAGCAGCAAAATAGCAAACCAGCAAAACAGGGACAATTTAGCAATGGAGTGGGATCACAATCATGAGGCAAATAACTTAATAAGTAATTCAAGGTCAGCGTCAGATTTCACAATAGAGAATCAGCGAACATCCTGCCAATCCAACAAGCAAAGCAACAATAAGACCAAACAAGACCTGAAGATCTGA